The DNA region TTAAAGTTTTGGGGATCGTCGGACGCGACGGCGGTTATACAAAGAAGGCCGGGGACGTCGTCGTCGTTATTCCGACCGTCGCAGAGTCGCGCGTGACACCGCACGCTGAAGCCTTTCAGGGCGTCGTCTGGCATTGCCTCGTATCGCATCCGAAGCTGCAGAAGATGGCTACTAAATGGTGAGGCGGGCTGTCTTCCTAGACCGCGACGGCGTGATCAATGCCAACGTCGAGCGCGACGGCAGGCCTGTCGCGCCGCGGCGGATGGAGGATTTTCGTCTGCTGCCTGGCGTCACTGAGGCGGTACAGCGTCTGAAGGACGCCGGATTTCTGATTGTTGTCGTTACGAACCAGCCCGATGTGCGGACCGGGCACATCAGTGCGGAAACGATAAAGGCAATGCATGCGGAACTCCGCAACCAAATGCCGCTAGATGACATTAAAGCATGCTTCCATGTTGATGCTGACAATTGCCTTTGCCGGAAGCCGCGGCCTGGGATGATCCTCGATGCCGCGCGGGAATTCGATATCGACCTTCCCAAGAGTTATGTCGTCGGGGACCGCTGGCGCGACATCGAATCGGGAAGAAATGCCGGGTGTTTGACGATTCTCGTCGATTGCGGCTATGAGCAGGACGGTCCATTGCGCCCCACCGCGACCGTGCGATCGCTTGTGGAGGCCGCTGCCGTGATCATTGATGGCAGGTCAGATAACCAAGCTGCTGAAGGAATAGGGACATGAACGCGCCGAGCGTCGAGCAACTGAAGATCAAGATCTATGCGGATGGGGCCGATCTCAAGGCCATGCGCACGGCCGCTTCAAATCCCCTGATCAAGGGTTTCACGACGAACCCAACGCTGATGCGTCAAGCGGGCATCAACGACTACAAGGCATTTGCACTCGAGGTTCTTAAGGCCATTCCCGATCGGCCGATCTCGTTTGAGGTCTTTGCCGACGATTTTCCGACCATGGAAGATCAAGCTCGTGAGATCGCGTCTTGGGGCGACAACGTTTATGTCAAGATTCCCGTGAGCAATACAAAAGGTGAATTCGCTGGTCCGCTTCTAGCCACGCTCGCGCATGCGGGAATTAAACTCAATGTCACTGCCATCATGACGTTGGATCAGGTTTCGCGTGTCGGCGCTGCGTTGTCCGCCGATGTCCCAGCGGTCGTGTCGGTGTTCGCCGGCCGTATCGCGGACACCGGTCGGGATCCAGTTCCGCATATGGCGGAGTCGCTTCATCGGCTCGCGGGCCTGCCAAAGGCAGAGCTTTTGTGGGCGAGTCCCCGCGAGGTTCTGAACATCTTCCAGGCGGATCAAATTGGATGTCACATTATTACAGTGACGGGCGATCACCTGAAGAAGTTGTCGCTAGTCGCTAAAGATCTCGACGAGTATTCGAGAGAGACCGTAACGATGTTCCACAATGATGCGGTCTCGGCGGGGTTCAATATTCCGCTTGCGGCCAAACGCGCAGCCTCATAATAAATGCTCAACTGCTGAGAGATCGTGGCAGGGCGCCTCGATGGGGGTGGTCGCCGAGCAGCGTTTCTGGGGGATCAAGGTCGTATGGCTTCCAAATTCAAGAACGTTCTCGTCACCGGCGGTGCGGGTTATGTCGGTCACGTGTTGACGCCGCGCCTGCTTGCGGCGGGTTATAATGTCACCGTCTATGACTCTCTTTTCTTTGGTTGCCGCCTGCCAAACGACCCCAAGCTGCGCGTCATCAAAGGAGATATTCGCGATACGGCGAAGATCGCCGAAGCGATGAAAGGGCAGGACGCGGTCCTGCACCTCGCTTGCATCTCCAACGACGCGAGCTTCGAACTTGATGAGAATTTGTCGAAGACCATCAACTTCGATTGCTTTGAGTCGATCGTCGTGGCGGCGAAGAGCGCAGGCGTGAATCGCTTCGTTTATTGCTCATCTAGCTCGGTTTACGGCGTCAGCGACTCGCCGAACGTTACCGAAGATCATCCGCTCGTTCCGCTCACGCTGTACAACAAGTTCAAGGGCATGTGCGAGCCGGTGCTGTGGCAGCACAAGGCTGACAACTTCACCTGCGTTACCATTCGCCCGGCGACGGTCTGCGGCTATAGTCCGCGCACGCGTCTCGATCTCTCGGTCAATATTCTGACCAATCACGCCATCAACAAGGGTGTGATCACGGTGTTTGGTGGCACGCAAATGCGTCCGAACCTGCATGTTGAGGATATGGTCGACGCCTATCAGCTCATGCTCGAGGCTCCGCACGAGAAGATTCAAGGCGAAACCTTCAACATCGGCTTTCAGAATCACTCGATTGCCAACATCGCGCAGATCGTGAAAAAGGTCGTCGAAGAGACCTTCCCGGAGAAGGGCGAGATCGGCATCGTCACCACGCCGTCGGACGATAATCGCTCGTATCACGTC from Pseudolabrys taiwanensis includes:
- a CDS encoding D-glycero-alpha-D-manno-heptose-1,7-bisphosphate 7-phosphatase encodes the protein MINANVERDGRPVAPRRMEDFRLLPGVTEAVQRLKDAGFLIVVVTNQPDVRTGHISAETIKAMHAELRNQMPLDDIKACFHVDADNCLCRKPRPGMILDAAREFDIDLPKSYVVGDRWRDIESGRNAGCLTILVDCGYEQDGPLRPTATVRSLVEAAAVIIDGRSDNQAAEGIGT
- a CDS encoding transaldolase — translated: MNAPSVEQLKIKIYADGADLKAMRTAASNPLIKGFTTNPTLMRQAGINDYKAFALEVLKAIPDRPISFEVFADDFPTMEDQAREIASWGDNVYVKIPVSNTKGEFAGPLLATLAHAGIKLNVTAIMTLDQVSRVGAALSADVPAVVSVFAGRIADTGRDPVPHMAESLHRLAGLPKAELLWASPREVLNIFQADQIGCHIITVTGDHLKKLSLVAKDLDEYSRETVTMFHNDAVSAGFNIPLAAKRAAS
- a CDS encoding NAD-dependent epimerase/dehydratase family protein, whose amino-acid sequence is MAGRLDGGGRRAAFLGDQGRMASKFKNVLVTGGAGYVGHVLTPRLLAAGYNVTVYDSLFFGCRLPNDPKLRVIKGDIRDTAKIAEAMKGQDAVLHLACISNDASFELDENLSKTINFDCFESIVVAAKSAGVNRFVYCSSSSVYGVSDSPNVTEDHPLVPLTLYNKFKGMCEPVLWQHKADNFTCVTIRPATVCGYSPRTRLDLSVNILTNHAINKGVITVFGGTQMRPNLHVEDMVDAYQLMLEAPHEKIQGETFNIGFQNHSIANIAQIVKKVVEETFPEKGEIGIVTTPSDDNRSYHVNSDKIKRVLGFTAKRTIEDAVRDLCRAFKNYMLPNSFDEDWYYNVRTMKKIGAK